In a genomic window of Nodosilinea sp. E11:
- a CDS encoding SRPBCC family protein, whose translation MFSAERFPRPFFTLLQLIHRWVQVQQQLEKSYLTVSTASVDTLWQTIMNLADVSWHPLLTSTNAPQGLTPKPGLIYRAFTRLCPIPVKIFVERVQPHELISVRVLPIPGLEEQVTYHLKSTVRGTQISYSVTLRGWLSPLAWSLLRPYAAKVALALAEAAEHPDLLDRPRSRSQAW comes from the coding sequence ATGTTTAGCGCCGAGCGTTTTCCCCGTCCGTTTTTCACCCTCCTGCAGCTAATTCATCGGTGGGTGCAGGTACAGCAGCAGCTCGAAAAGTCTTACCTCACCGTCAGCACAGCCTCGGTTGACACCCTGTGGCAAACAATTATGAACCTGGCCGATGTCTCCTGGCATCCCCTGCTGACTAGCACTAACGCGCCCCAGGGGTTAACCCCTAAGCCAGGGCTGATCTATCGAGCCTTTACTCGCCTCTGTCCAATTCCGGTCAAAATTTTTGTCGAGCGGGTACAGCCCCACGAACTGATCAGCGTGCGGGTGCTGCCCATTCCCGGCCTAGAAGAGCAGGTCACCTACCACCTTAAATCTACCGTGCGCGGCACCCAGATTTCCTACTCGGTGACCTTGCGGGGTTGGCTGTCACCCTTGGCCTGGTCGCTGCTGCGGCCCTACGCCGCCAAAGTAGCCTTGGCCCTAGCGGAGGCAGCTGAGCACCCCGATCTATTAGATCGCCCCAGATCCCGCTCCCAGGCCTGGTAA
- a CDS encoding HU family DNA-binding protein yields MNKAELVDKVAEKASGDKAMTKKDVDSVITATIDAIMEAVASGEKVTLVGFGSFERRERKEREGRNPKTGDTMVIPATKVPAFSAGKLFKEKVAK; encoded by the coding sequence ATGAACAAAGCTGAACTCGTTGATAAGGTGGCTGAGAAAGCCTCTGGCGATAAGGCCATGACCAAGAAAGATGTGGACTCAGTAATCACTGCCACCATCGACGCCATTATGGAAGCCGTAGCCTCGGGCGAAAAAGTCACCCTGGTAGGGTTTGGCTCGTTTGAGCGCCGTGAGCGCAAAGAGCGCGAAGGCCGTAACCCCAAAACCGGAGACACCATGGTGATTCCGGCCACTAAGGTGCCTGCCTTTTCTGCTGGCAAGCTGTTTAAAGAAAAAGTGGCCAAGTAA
- a CDS encoding ABC transporter ATP-binding protein — protein MTATAPPLLHLTPPPELKVVSMTKRFGTLAALENVSLTLKPGTFHGLLGENGAGKSTLVKCIMGFYAPTAGQILVNEQIYPIKSPKDAHGCGIGMVYQHFTSVPAMTVAENLVLSRYDRTQVINWGREYAALRTFMARSPFQVDLDTPVGQLAAGQKQKLEILKQLYLQSRILILDEPTSVLTPDEADEVLGLLRQEVKAGHLSVLLITHKFREVLAFTDEVTVLRKGQLAGHGAVVDLTVADMARMMLGSERVTKAVDKTPQAASQPVLTVNTLEAIKDNGLPAFGPLDLTVHSGEIVGIAGVSGNGQRELVEVLAGQRPASAGQVSINGTPYRATRREMVRHGVYALPEEPLRNACVPGMSVAENMALRTFDRPPQARGRLWLSLKAIRQAALGLIQAFGVKTPSPETPIQNLSGGNVQRTVLARELSSPDVNLLIAANPCFGLDFAAVDQIHNALVEARNRGVAVLLVSEDLDELLALGDRILVISDGQFVYESTVAAANVADLGHKMAGH, from the coding sequence ATGACTGCCACTGCGCCTCCCCTGCTGCATCTCACTCCGCCGCCCGAGCTGAAGGTGGTCAGTATGACCAAGCGGTTTGGCACCCTGGCGGCCCTTGAGAATGTCAGCCTCACCCTCAAACCTGGTACGTTTCACGGGCTGCTGGGCGAAAATGGGGCGGGTAAGAGCACCCTGGTGAAATGCATTATGGGGTTCTATGCCCCCACCGCTGGGCAGATCTTAGTCAATGAGCAGATCTACCCGATCAAAAGTCCCAAAGATGCCCACGGCTGCGGCATTGGCATGGTGTATCAGCACTTCACCTCGGTGCCCGCCATGACCGTTGCCGAAAACCTGGTGCTCAGCCGCTACGATCGCACTCAGGTGATTAACTGGGGGCGAGAATACGCTGCCCTGCGCACGTTTATGGCGCGATCGCCCTTTCAAGTCGATCTTGATACGCCCGTGGGCCAGCTGGCGGCGGGGCAAAAGCAAAAACTCGAAATTCTCAAGCAGCTCTACCTGCAAAGCCGCATCCTAATTCTTGACGAGCCCACCTCGGTGCTTACCCCCGACGAGGCCGACGAGGTGCTGGGGCTACTGCGTCAAGAGGTAAAGGCCGGACATCTGAGCGTGCTGCTGATCACCCACAAGTTTCGGGAGGTGCTGGCCTTTACCGACGAGGTGACGGTGTTGCGCAAGGGGCAACTGGCGGGCCACGGAGCCGTCGTCGACCTGACTGTGGCCGATATGGCCCGCATGATGTTGGGGTCAGAGCGAGTCACCAAAGCGGTGGATAAAACCCCCCAGGCCGCGTCTCAGCCGGTGCTGACCGTCAATACCCTAGAAGCGATTAAAGACAATGGCTTGCCCGCCTTTGGTCCCCTCGACCTGACCGTGCACAGCGGTGAAATCGTCGGCATTGCCGGGGTCTCAGGTAACGGTCAGCGGGAGCTCGTCGAAGTGCTGGCCGGACAGCGTCCTGCCAGCGCCGGCCAGGTCAGCATCAACGGCACCCCCTACCGCGCTACCCGCCGTGAGATGGTGCGCCACGGCGTCTACGCCCTGCCCGAAGAACCCCTGCGCAACGCCTGCGTCCCCGGTATGTCTGTGGCTGAGAATATGGCCCTACGCACCTTCGATCGCCCTCCCCAGGCCCGAGGTCGCCTGTGGCTCAGTCTCAAGGCGATTCGCCAGGCGGCTCTGGGTTTAATTCAAGCGTTTGGCGTTAAGACCCCCTCCCCCGAAACCCCCATTCAAAACCTATCGGGGGGAAATGTGCAGCGTACGGTGCTGGCACGGGAGTTATCTTCCCCCGACGTTAACCTGCTGATCGCCGCTAACCCGTGCTTTGGGCTAGATTTCGCTGCCGTAGACCAGATTCACAATGCTTTGGTCGAAGCCCGCAACCGGGGGGTGGCCGTGTTGCTGGTGAGCGAAGATTTAGATGAGCTGCTGGCCCTGGGCGATCGCATTCTCGTGATCAGCGACGGGCAATTTGTCTATGAGAGTACCGTTGCCGCCGCCAACGTCGCCGATCTGGGTCACAAAATGGCTGGGCACTAG
- the hemF gene encoding oxygen-dependent coproporphyrinogen oxidase: MTTTPVSKPAAATTAPPADSRDRVSAMLMQLQDSICQKLEALDGGAQFQQDAWERPEGGGGRSRVIKQGKVFEQGGVNFSEVWGDHLPPSILVQRPEAAGHRFYATGTSMVLHPRNPYVPTVHLNYRYFEAGPVWWFGGGIDLTPYYPFDEDVVHFHQTLKATCDRHNPHYYQVFKPWCDEYFYLKHRDETRGVGGVFFDYQDGQGLLYRGPDAGKTADQTSQGIGELPSRSWDDLFNFARDCGDAFLPAYVPIVERRHTTDYGDHQRQFQLYRRGRYVEFNLVYDRGTIFGLQTNGRTESILMSLPPLVRWEYGYTPAPSSPEARLYEVFLKPQDWVNWLT, from the coding sequence ATGACCACTACCCCTGTTTCTAAACCTGCTGCCGCAACCACCGCACCCCCGGCAGATTCGCGCGATCGCGTCAGCGCCATGCTGATGCAGCTACAAGACAGCATTTGTCAAAAGCTAGAGGCCCTCGACGGCGGAGCCCAATTTCAGCAAGATGCCTGGGAACGCCCCGAGGGCGGCGGTGGGCGATCGCGCGTGATCAAGCAGGGCAAAGTGTTTGAGCAGGGCGGCGTTAACTTTTCTGAAGTGTGGGGCGACCATCTGCCGCCGTCAATTTTGGTGCAGCGCCCCGAAGCCGCAGGCCACCGTTTCTACGCCACCGGCACCTCAATGGTGCTGCACCCCCGCAACCCCTACGTGCCCACGGTGCACCTCAACTACCGCTATTTTGAGGCGGGGCCGGTGTGGTGGTTTGGGGGCGGCATTGACCTCACGCCCTACTACCCCTTCGATGAAGATGTGGTGCATTTTCACCAAACCCTAAAGGCGACCTGCGATCGCCACAACCCCCACTACTACCAGGTATTTAAGCCCTGGTGCGACGAATACTTCTATCTCAAGCACCGAGACGAGACCCGAGGCGTAGGCGGCGTTTTCTTTGACTACCAAGACGGCCAAGGCTTGCTCTACCGAGGCCCTGATGCGGGCAAAACCGCCGACCAGACCAGCCAGGGCATTGGCGAACTGCCCTCCCGCAGCTGGGACGATCTGTTTAACTTTGCCCGCGACTGTGGCGATGCCTTTTTGCCCGCCTACGTGCCCATCGTTGAGCGCCGTCATACCACCGACTACGGCGATCATCAGCGGCAGTTTCAGCTCTACCGTCGGGGTCGCTACGTAGAGTTCAACCTGGTGTACGACCGGGGCACTATTTTTGGCCTGCAAACCAATGGCCGCACCGAGTCGATTTTGATGTCGCTGCCGCCCCTGGTGCGCTGGGAGTATGGCTATACCCCAGCGCCCAGCAGCCCCGAAGCTCGGCTCTACGAGGTGTTTCTCAAGCCCCAAGACTGGGTTAACTGGCTGACCTAA
- a CDS encoding peptidoglycan-binding domain-containing protein — MGESLAHHIPGIANAHCLALVREYCHLATRPSLNDADSQRMATLLAQAETDGRLDFWINEADHFIDHAIGLGSATKVYASVNENLKSRLRELLDLSHTANPGDEALELLEELDESLTEGTRQVQQQLAKRGYDPGPVDGVAGPKTQRALRQFQKSQEADR, encoded by the coding sequence ATGGGTGAATCGTTAGCGCATCACATTCCAGGCATTGCCAATGCCCACTGCCTGGCCCTTGTGCGGGAGTATTGCCACCTGGCCACCCGCCCCAGCCTCAACGATGCCGACAGCCAGCGCATGGCCACGCTGCTAGCCCAGGCCGAAACCGATGGCCGCCTCGACTTTTGGATCAATGAAGCCGACCACTTTATCGACCACGCTATTGGCCTGGGCAGCGCCACCAAGGTCTATGCCTCGGTGAACGAAAACCTCAAGTCGCGGCTGCGAGAACTACTTGACCTCAGCCACACCGCCAACCCCGGCGATGAAGCCCTAGAGCTGCTCGAAGAGCTAGACGAAAGCCTCACCGAGGGCACCCGCCAGGTGCAGCAGCAGTTAGCCAAGCGCGGTTACGATCCCGGCCCTGTCGATGGCGTGGCTGGTCCCAAAACCCAGCGCGCCCTGCGCCAGTTTCAAAAGTCCCAAGAGGCCGATCGCTAA
- a CDS encoding Mrp/NBP35 family ATP-binding protein produces MSLTLSEASVLDVLRPVQDPELQKSLVELNMIRNVAIADGAVSFTLVLTTPACPLREFIVEDCEKAVRTLPGVETVEVEVTAETPQQKALPDRTGISGVKNIIAVSSGKGGVGKSTVAVNLAVALAQMGSKVGLIDADIYGPNAPIMMGLSEAQVVVKQGEVLEPAFNHGVKLVSMGFLIDRDQPVIWRGPMLNGIIRQFLYQVEWGELDYLVVDLPPGTGDAQLTLAQAVPMAGAVIVSTPQSVAISDARRGLKMFQQLQVPVLGIVENMSVFIPPDAPEKRYDIFGSGGGELLSKELGLPVLGCIPLEMAVREGGDAGIPIVVQHPDSESAKALRAMAQQVAAKVSVVALAS; encoded by the coding sequence ATGAGCCTAACTCTTTCCGAAGCTTCCGTTTTAGACGTACTGCGCCCGGTGCAAGATCCGGAGCTGCAAAAGAGTCTGGTCGAACTCAATATGATCCGCAATGTGGCGATCGCCGATGGGGCCGTGAGCTTTACCCTGGTGCTGACCACCCCCGCTTGCCCCCTGCGCGAGTTCATCGTTGAAGACTGCGAGAAGGCCGTGCGCACCCTACCTGGGGTTGAAACCGTCGAGGTTGAAGTCACTGCCGAAACCCCCCAGCAAAAAGCCCTCCCCGATCGCACCGGCATTAGCGGCGTCAAAAACATCATTGCGGTGTCTAGCGGCAAGGGCGGCGTGGGCAAGAGCACCGTGGCCGTAAATTTAGCCGTGGCCCTGGCCCAGATGGGTTCAAAGGTAGGCCTAATCGACGCCGACATCTATGGCCCCAACGCGCCAATCATGATGGGCCTGAGTGAAGCCCAGGTAGTGGTGAAACAGGGCGAAGTGCTCGAACCCGCCTTTAACCACGGCGTCAAGCTGGTATCGATGGGCTTTCTGATCGATCGCGATCAGCCGGTGATCTGGCGCGGCCCCATGCTCAACGGCATTATTCGCCAGTTTCTCTACCAGGTGGAGTGGGGCGAACTCGATTATCTTGTGGTCGATCTACCCCCCGGCACCGGCGACGCTCAGCTCACCCTAGCCCAGGCGGTGCCCATGGCCGGAGCGGTGATTGTCTCCACGCCTCAGTCGGTGGCGATCTCCGACGCGCGGCGGGGGCTAAAGATGTTTCAGCAGCTGCAAGTGCCGGTGCTGGGCATTGTCGAAAACATGAGCGTGTTTATTCCCCCCGATGCGCCGGAGAAGCGCTACGACATTTTTGGTTCTGGCGGCGGCGAGTTGCTGTCAAAGGAGCTGGGCCTGCCGGTGCTGGGTTGCATTCCTTTAGAAATGGCGGTGCGCGAGGGCGGCGATGCGGGCATACCGATCGTGGTGCAGCACCCCGACTCTGAGAGCGCCAAGGCGCTGCGGGCAATGGCCCAGCAGGTGGCGGCGAAGGTCTCGGTGGTGGCGTTGGCCTCTTAG
- a CDS encoding AraC family transcriptional regulator yields the protein MTQETVKFWQVPEADDLELLRATYIRHCFARHTHDTFAVGVIQQGTEVFAYGGATHRAPMGSVVLINPGEPHTGHAADASGWTYRMLYPAVSLLQRSMSDGAKTGAGAIYFPEPVVQDPALRGWLLRSHQALEHQAPRLEQDSRLLWTFAQMIARHADHRPPWRSLGHEPRSIAQAREYLEAHYSENPTLEDLAAIAHLSPFYFLRVFRQQVGLPPHGYLNQVRLRQAKRLLGQGRAIATVAHLTGFADQSHLTRQFKRTWGVTPGQYQQRNFVQDRGDRPTLG from the coding sequence ATGACCCAAGAAACCGTGAAATTTTGGCAGGTGCCCGAGGCCGACGATCTAGAGCTGCTGCGGGCCACCTATATTCGCCACTGCTTTGCTCGCCACACCCACGACACCTTTGCCGTAGGCGTGATTCAGCAGGGCACCGAGGTGTTTGCCTATGGCGGGGCCACCCACCGGGCACCGATGGGCAGCGTGGTGTTGATCAACCCCGGCGAACCCCACACCGGCCACGCCGCCGATGCTTCGGGCTGGACCTATCGCATGCTCTACCCGGCGGTCAGCCTGCTGCAACGGTCCATGTCGGACGGGGCGAAAACTGGGGCGGGCGCGATCTATTTTCCTGAGCCGGTGGTGCAAGACCCGGCCCTGCGGGGGTGGCTGCTGCGATCGCACCAAGCCCTAGAGCACCAGGCCCCTCGCCTCGAACAAGACTCGCGCCTGCTGTGGACTTTTGCCCAGATGATTGCCCGCCACGCCGACCACCGGCCCCCCTGGCGATCGCTCGGTCACGAACCCCGCTCGATTGCCCAGGCGCGCGAGTACCTAGAGGCCCACTACAGCGAGAACCCCACCCTAGAGGACCTGGCGGCGATCGCCCACCTCAGCCCCTTTTACTTTTTGCGGGTGTTTCGCCAGCAGGTGGGGCTGCCGCCCCACGGCTACCTCAACCAGGTGCGCTTGCGGCAGGCCAAGCGACTGCTGGGGCAGGGCAGGGCGATCGCCACGGTGGCCCACCTGACCGGCTTTGCCGACCAGAGCCACCTGACGCGGCAGTTTAAGCGCACCTGGGGGGTGACGCCGGGGCAGTACCAGCAGCGCAATTTTGTTCAAGACCGGGGCGATCGCCCGACGCTAGGGTAA
- the cobD gene encoding threonine-phosphate decarboxylase CobD encodes MIHPLPHTPSNRPIHGGNLAWAAAIANCSPGSLLDFSASINPLGPPASVTEAMTEALGQLRHYPDPEYTDLRWALASYHQVPPDWVLPGNGAAELLTWAARDLAEADKPCGCHLLTPAFSDYGRSLAAFGVPVHPWPLPLGEDSADYAFPAATDWPQAAGLLINNPHNPTGQLFSTVSLKPLLDRFATVIVDEAFMDFLPPDQQQSLIGEMAHHPNLVVLRSLTKFYTLPGLRIGYALGHPDRLARWQRWRDPWPVNALAAAAAIAAVQDTAFQARTWQWLPPARQALFDGLRQLPGLSPLAGAANYLLVHTNTPAPGLQERLLRSHQVLIRDCLSFAELGEHYFRVAVRHSAENECLLTALSQALEL; translated from the coding sequence TTGATTCATCCACTGCCTCACACACCTTCAAATCGACCGATTCACGGGGGAAATTTAGCTTGGGCGGCTGCGATCGCCAACTGTTCCCCCGGTTCTCTTTTAGATTTTTCAGCCAGCATTAACCCCCTGGGGCCACCGGCATCGGTGACCGAGGCCATGACCGAGGCCCTGGGTCAGCTGCGCCACTACCCCGACCCCGAGTACACCGACCTGCGCTGGGCCTTGGCCAGCTACCACCAGGTACCCCCCGACTGGGTGCTGCCGGGTAACGGGGCGGCTGAGCTGCTCACCTGGGCGGCCCGCGACTTAGCCGAAGCGGACAAGCCCTGCGGTTGTCACCTGCTTACTCCGGCCTTTAGCGACTATGGGCGATCGCTGGCTGCCTTTGGGGTTCCTGTCCATCCCTGGCCGCTGCCGCTAGGTGAAGACTCCGCTGACTATGCCTTTCCCGCTGCCACCGACTGGCCCCAGGCGGCGGGCCTGTTGATCAACAATCCCCATAACCCCACGGGGCAGCTGTTTAGCACCGTTAGTCTCAAGCCGCTGCTCGATCGCTTTGCCACGGTCATTGTGGATGAAGCGTTTATGGATTTTTTGCCCCCCGACCAGCAGCAGTCGTTGATTGGCGAAATGGCTCACCACCCCAATTTGGTCGTGCTGCGATCGCTGACTAAGTTCTACACCCTGCCGGGGCTGCGGATTGGCTATGCGCTGGGCCACCCCGATCGGCTGGCGCGCTGGCAGCGCTGGCGCGACCCCTGGCCCGTCAATGCCCTGGCGGCGGCGGCGGCGATCGCCGCTGTCCAAGACACTGCCTTTCAGGCTCGTACCTGGCAGTGGTTGCCCCCCGCCCGCCAGGCCCTATTTGACGGCCTGCGGCAGCTGCCGGGGTTATCTCCCCTGGCTGGGGCCGCCAACTACCTGCTGGTACACACCAATACCCCTGCCCCTGGGCTACAAGAACGCCTGCTGCGGAGTCATCAGGTGCTGATTCGAGACTGCCTGAGCTTTGCTGAGCTAGGAGAGCACTACTTTCGAGTAGCAGTACGTCACTCTGCTGAAAATGAATGCTTGCTCACAGCTTTAAGCCAGGCTCTGGAGCTATGA
- the rodA gene encoding rod shape-determining protein RodA has protein sequence MFVTDVQKRWRSLAAGWQGVDWVLMALPVLLTIFGAVVIYSTQRHTDTVAYGFNHAIMGSIGLGLALWIARSRYERLLNWQWIIYAVVNLLLVAVIFIGTVGLGAQRWITIGGFNLQPSEFAKLGLIITLASMLSRRDASTLWGVANALVATILPWALVFIQPDLGTSLVFGVITLAMLYWANCNPGWLVLFVSPLVAAILFHLSLPVWLLWSVGMGAIAWFTLPWRWFCTVVATAFSLVAGKLGDIFWSLLQDYQKDRLILFLDPHKDPLGGGYHLIQSRIAIGAGKLWGQGLGQGSQTQLSFIPEQHTDFIFSAVGEEWGFVGSMVLIGVYWLVCYRLVIIAQNAKDDFGSLLVVGVLAMIMFQVIVNIGMTIGLAPITGIPLPWMSYGRSALLTNFIALGIVESVANFRHRLKFTD, from the coding sequence ATGTTTGTAACCGATGTACAAAAGCGCTGGCGATCGCTGGCAGCGGGCTGGCAAGGCGTTGACTGGGTCCTGATGGCGCTGCCGGTGCTGCTGACCATCTTTGGGGCTGTGGTCATCTACAGCACCCAGCGCCATACCGATACTGTGGCCTACGGCTTTAACCACGCCATCATGGGGTCCATTGGCCTGGGGCTGGCCCTATGGATTGCCCGCAGTCGCTACGAAAGGCTGTTGAACTGGCAGTGGATTATCTATGCCGTGGTAAACCTGCTGCTGGTGGCGGTGATCTTTATTGGCACTGTGGGCCTGGGTGCCCAGCGCTGGATCACCATCGGCGGCTTTAACCTTCAGCCTTCAGAATTTGCCAAGCTGGGGTTGATTATTACCCTGGCCTCTATGCTCAGCCGCCGCGATGCGTCGACGCTATGGGGGGTAGCCAATGCCTTGGTGGCGACAATTTTGCCTTGGGCACTGGTGTTTATTCAGCCTGACCTGGGTACCTCCCTAGTGTTTGGGGTGATTACCCTGGCGATGCTCTACTGGGCCAACTGCAACCCCGGCTGGCTGGTGCTGTTTGTGTCGCCCCTAGTGGCGGCGATTTTGTTTCACCTGTCGCTGCCGGTGTGGCTGCTGTGGAGCGTGGGGATGGGGGCGATCGCCTGGTTTACGCTGCCCTGGCGCTGGTTTTGTACCGTTGTGGCTACAGCTTTCAGTCTGGTAGCGGGCAAGCTGGGCGATATTTTTTGGAGCCTGCTGCAAGACTATCAAAAAGACCGATTAATTCTCTTTCTCGACCCCCACAAAGACCCCCTGGGGGGAGGCTACCACCTGATTCAGTCGCGCATTGCCATTGGGGCGGGCAAGCTGTGGGGCCAGGGGCTAGGTCAGGGGTCGCAGACCCAGCTAAGCTTCATTCCTGAGCAGCACACCGACTTTATCTTTTCGGCGGTGGGCGAAGAGTGGGGCTTTGTCGGGTCGATGGTGCTGATTGGGGTCTACTGGCTGGTTTGCTATCGCCTGGTGATTATTGCTCAAAACGCCAAGGATGACTTTGGTTCGCTGCTGGTGGTGGGCGTGCTGGCGATGATCATGTTTCAGGTGATCGTCAATATTGGCATGACCATTGGTCTGGCCCCGATTACGGGGATTCCGCTGCCCTGGATGAGCTACGGGCGATCGGCGCTGCTGACGAATTTTATTGCCCTGGGGATTGTGGAATCGGTGGCTAACTTTCGCCATCGACTCAAGTTTACCGATTAG
- a CDS encoding AzlC family ABC transporter permease codes for MKAFLQGCSRALGIVAGFLPIAMSFGAISVQAGLPATAAVGMSAWLFAGAAQFAAVEAVRQGLSGWSILLTVFIINLRHIPMSLAAQKLYGKFGRWQQWLLAQGMIDETFALELCDRAHPFPYYLGIHLSCWGAWVVGTALGCWVGLQLPERWLQFALPALFICLLCSGLQGHWNRDAAVAIAVGIAFTLIAQPLGATGLLLAIVAIALVVSRLPGLQTLGEDRP; via the coding sequence ATGAAAGCATTTTTGCAGGGGTGCAGCCGCGCCCTGGGCATTGTGGCCGGGTTCTTGCCCATTGCCATGAGTTTTGGTGCAATCTCGGTGCAGGCCGGGCTGCCCGCCACCGCCGCCGTGGGCATGTCGGCCTGGCTGTTTGCCGGGGCCGCCCAGTTTGCCGCCGTCGAGGCCGTTCGCCAGGGGCTGTCGGGCTGGAGCATTTTGCTCACGGTTTTTATCATCAACCTGCGGCATATTCCTATGAGCCTGGCGGCCCAAAAGCTCTACGGCAAATTTGGCCGCTGGCAGCAGTGGCTGCTGGCCCAGGGCATGATCGACGAAACCTTTGCCCTAGAGCTGTGCGATCGCGCCCACCCGTTCCCCTACTACCTGGGCATTCACCTGTCGTGCTGGGGGGCCTGGGTGGTGGGCACGGCCCTGGGCTGCTGGGTGGGGCTACAACTGCCCGAGCGGTGGCTTCAGTTTGCGCTGCCCGCGCTGTTTATCTGCCTGCTGTGCAGCGGTCTGCAAGGCCACTGGAACCGAGATGCTGCTGTTGCGATCGCCGTGGGTATTGCCTTCACTCTGATCGCTCAACCCCTTGGTGCAACCGGGCTGCTGCTGGCGATTGTGGCGATCGCCCTGGTGGTCTCGCGGCTGCCGGGCCTGCAAACCCTAGGGGAGGATCGGCCATGA
- a CDS encoding response regulator transcription factor produces MQNTTPGRSPAAHAPERILIIDDEDLIRETVALALTDEGYQVVAIESGQLALDLIFAAANDRGPGQTIDLAIVDLMLPGVNGLDICRLMRHHNLDIPILILSAKATEMDRVVGLEVGADDYLAKPFGMRELIARCRALLRRHQWMLSQPDTAVLAYRDIVLYTAEFRVIVGGQEVNLSPKEFRILELFLQNPHRVWSREELIQVVWGVDFVGDRKTVDVHIRWLREKIEADPANPQYVTTLRGFGYRFG; encoded by the coding sequence GTGCAAAACACAACCCCTGGGCGATCGCCAGCCGCCCATGCCCCAGAGCGCATTTTAATTATTGATGACGAAGACTTGATTCGTGAAACTGTGGCCTTGGCCCTGACCGATGAGGGCTATCAGGTGGTGGCCATTGAATCGGGGCAGCTTGCCCTGGATTTAATCTTTGCGGCAGCTAACGATCGCGGGCCAGGGCAAACGATTGATCTGGCAATTGTTGATTTGATGTTGCCCGGTGTCAACGGGCTGGATATTTGTCGGCTGATGCGTCACCACAACCTAGACATACCCATTTTAATTTTGAGTGCCAAGGCCACCGAGATGGATCGGGTGGTGGGCTTAGAGGTGGGAGCCGACGATTATCTCGCAAAACCCTTTGGCATGCGGGAGCTAATTGCTCGCTGCCGAGCGCTATTGCGGCGACACCAGTGGATGCTCTCGCAGCCCGATACTGCTGTCTTAGCCTATAGAGATATTGTTCTTTACACAGCAGAGTTTAGGGTGATCGTGGGGGGGCAAGAGGTCAACCTTTCGCCCAAGGAGTTTCGCATTCTAGAACTGTTTTTGCAGAATCCGCATCGGGTTTGGTCGCGGGAGGAGCTAATTCAGGTGGTATGGGGGGTCGATTTTGTGGGCGATCGCAAAACCGTTGACGTCCACATTCGCTGGCTGCGAGAGAAGATTGAGGCCGATCCGGCCAATCCCCAGTACGTGACGACGCTGCGAGGGTTTGGCTACCGGTTTGGGTGA
- a CDS encoding AzlD domain-containing protein, with amino-acid sequence MSIGWVIFLAGLGTYAMRSTGIWMPAQVVQLRWLGYLPLAVILVMAVSSVSGLVGTGQAATVQTTLAALVASAVVVVANLRRLPLVVCIALGCAAFGLGAS; translated from the coding sequence ATGAGCATCGGCTGGGTGATTTTTCTGGCCGGGCTGGGCACCTACGCCATGCGTAGCACCGGCATCTGGATGCCGGCCCAGGTGGTGCAGTTGCGCTGGCTCGGCTACCTGCCCCTGGCGGTAATTTTGGTGATGGCAGTGAGCAGTGTTTCAGGACTGGTGGGTACTGGGCAGGCAGCTACCGTGCAGACGACGCTGGCCGCCCTGGTCGCCAGCGCCGTCGTAGTAGTGGCCAACCTCAGGCGGCTGCCGCTGGTGGTCTGTATCGCTCTAGGCTGCGCTGCCTTTGGGCTGGGGGCTAGCTAG
- a CDS encoding FKBP-type peptidyl-prolyl cis-trans isomerase: MREILISVGVLAACLLVLVVAQFTSPQPEAMASNLGNVEVAETAATLTDTATQIAQAADLAPNTSAETADAMTNPTEETLVTTDSGLQYVDVVEGTGAMPQAGQRVTVHYTGTLEDGTKFDSSRDRGRPFSFQIGVGQVIKGWDEGVGTMRVGGQRKLVIPAELGYGSRGAGGVIPPNATLLFDVELLRIG; encoded by the coding sequence TTGCGAGAGATTTTGATTAGCGTGGGCGTGTTGGCGGCCTGCCTGCTGGTGCTAGTGGTAGCTCAGTTTACTAGCCCTCAGCCAGAGGCAATGGCCTCTAATCTAGGGAACGTTGAGGTGGCCGAAACGGCAGCTACTCTAACCGATACAGCGACCCAAATTGCCCAAGCCGCCGATTTAGCTCCTAATACTTCTGCTGAGACTGCTGACGCTATGACGAACCCCACCGAAGAAACCCTGGTTACGACTGACTCTGGCCTCCAGTATGTAGATGTGGTGGAAGGCACTGGAGCCATGCCCCAGGCTGGCCAACGGGTTACGGTGCACTACACGGGCACCCTTGAAGATGGCACTAAGTTCGACAGCTCCCGCGATCGCGGACGGCCTTTTAGCTTTCAGATCGGTGTCGGCCAGGTGATCAAAGGCTGGGATGAAGGCGTGGGCACCATGCGGGTGGGCGGTCAGCGCAAGCTGGTGATTCCGGCTGAGCTGGGCTACGGCAGCCGGGGTGCAGGTGGGGTAATTCCACCTAATGCTACTCTGCTGTTTGATGTCGAGCTACTGCGAATTGGCTAG